One stretch of Armigeres subalbatus isolate Guangzhou_Male chromosome 2, GZ_Asu_2, whole genome shotgun sequence DNA includes these proteins:
- the LOC134210301 gene encoding elongation factor Tu, mitochondrial, with product MSTYVALRAVMNPVARKTLTQFIFNSGASLNVARACPTICQKRFYAEKVVFKRDKPHCNVGTIGHVDHGKTTLTAAITKVLADKDLAESKKYADIDNAPEEKARGITINVAHIEYQTENRHYGHTDCPGHADYIKNMITGTAQMDGAILVVAATDGAMPQTREHLLLAKQIGVNHIVVFINKVDAADQEMVDLVEMEIRELMSEMGFDGDNVPVIKGSALCALEDKNPEIGANAVMQLLEEVDKYVPTPTRDLDKPFLLPVESVHSIPGRGTVVTGRMERGTVKKGMECEFVGYNKVIKSTITGIEMFHKILEEAQAGDQLGALVRGIKRDDIKRGMVMCKPGSVKANDNFEAQVYILSKEEGGRHKPFTSFIQLQMFSRTWDCATQVQIPGKEMVMPGEDAKLHLRLMRPMVIEQGQRFTLRDGHITLGTGVVTNVLSPLSEKERMSLVEGKKAREKATGKA from the exons ATGTCCACCTACGTTGCGTTGCGGGCAGTTATGAACCCAG TGGCTCGCAAAACTTTGACCCAGTTTATTTTCAATTCCGGCGCAAGTTTGAACGTAGCTCGCGCTTGTCCGACTATCTGCCAGAAACGATTCTACGCCGAGAAGGTTGTCTTCAAACGTGACAAACCGCACTGCAACGTCGGAACGATTGGACATGTCGATCACGGTAAGACCACCCTGACGGCGGCCATCACCAAAGTTCTCGCCGACAAGGATCTGGCTGAGAGCAAAAAGTATGCCGACATCGATAACGCCCCGGAAGAGAAAGCCAGAGGAATTACAATCAACGTCGCTCATATTGAGTACCAGACGGAGAATAGGCATTATGGCCACACTGATTGCCCCGGACATGCCGATTATATCAAGAACATGATCACCGGAACGGCCCAGATGGACGGTGCCATCCTGGTGGTGGCCGCAACTGACGGCGCTATGCCTCAAACTAGAGAGCATCTGCTGCTGGCCAAGCAGATTGGCGTCAACCACATCGTGGTGTTCATCAACAAGGTCGATGCGGCCGATCAGGAGATGGTGGACTTGGTGGAAATGGAAATCCGCGAACTGATGTCCGAAATGGGATTTGATGGGGACAATGTTCCCGTTATCAAGGGATCGGCCTTATGTGCGCTGGAGGACAAGAATCCCGAAATCGGAGCGAATGCTGTGATGCAGTTGCTAGAAGAGGTCGACAAGTACGTTCCGACGCCAACTCGGGATTTGGACAAACCATTTTTGCTGCCGGTGGAGTCCGTACACAGCATTCCTGGACGAGGCACTGTTGTCACTGGACGTATGGAACGCGGCACTGTCAAGAAGGGCATGGAATGCGAGTTTGTGGGATACAACAAG gtAATTAAATCAACCATTACCGGTATCGAGATGTTCCACAAGATTTTGGAGGAAGCTCAAGCGGGAGATCAGCTTGGTGCTCTGGTGCGCGGAATCAAACGTGATGACATCAAGCGCGGAATGGTGATGTGTAAACCGGGTTCAGTCAAGGCCAATGACAACTTTGAAGCGCAGGTCTATATTCTAAGCAAGGAGGAAGGCGGTCGCCACAAGCCCTTCACCAGTTTCATCCAGCTGCAGATGTTCTCGCGCACGTGGGATTGTGCAACCCAGGTGCAGATTCCCGGCAAGGAGATGGTCATGCCCGGTGAGGATGCCAAGCTGCATTTGCGCCTGATGAGGCCCATGGTGATTGAACAGGGTCAACGTTTCACCCTGCGTGATGGACACATTACGCTGGGAACCGGTGTCGTCACGAATGTTCTGTCACCACTGTCCGAAAAGGAACGGATGTCGTTAGTTGAGGGCAAGAAGGCGCGAGAGAAGGCAACTGGAAAGGCTTAA
- the LOC134210304 gene encoding cohesin subunit SA-1 has product MHRRGGKRIRMDEPPPEFEDHHEQPFQSEPHNESWSSGGAGEGPSEEQHHPNPEEQVSTGRPGARMTRLRARGGVPLKAPIIDDDDDDIFFGTRYDPQQQQQLQHKKRKAPRKPRGEAAPKEPREKRERAYHHDDERVVVTDRESTTDENSLYFILRHSKSAITGIVDDWIESYKLDKDSALIALMNFFVHASGCKGKITPEMQQTMEHTAIIRKMTEEFDEDSHEYPLIMPGQQWKKFKMNFCDFVQTLVKQCQYSIIYDQFLMDNVISLLTGLSDSQVRAFRHTATLAAMKLMTALVDVALLVSVNFDNAARQYDAERLKPRDKRAPDRLESLMAKRTELEENMDEIKNMLTYMFKSVFVHRYRDTLPEIRAICMSEIGIWMQKFSQNFLDDSYLKYIGWTLHDKVGEVRLRCLQALLPLYENEELKGKLELFTSKFKDRIVAMTLDKEFEAAVHAVKLVINILKIHQDILTDKDCEIVYELVYSSHRGVAQAAAEFLNVRLFCLDADAQVTYTKRGKKRLPNTPLIRDLVQFFIESELHEHGAYLVDSFIDSNPMVKDWECMTDLLLEEPGPMEETLDNKQESTLIEIMVSAVRQAATGEPPVGRGSSRKMTLSAKEIKQVQDDKQKLTEHFIHSLPLLLHKYSADSEKLTNLLAIPQYFDLELYTTTRQEANLQALLDKMTHIMAIQIDREVLETCSKTFEFLCTEGSAIYTRCDVARSNVIDECVNRYKEAIDDYRNLIAGEETPNEDEIYNVNISLKKVSILYSCHNLNTWNLFDSLYQDIEESLSENAGDNGIPHEALVYCIEACVFSINWGLYFLENTMDRSAASEVDELSQNLQKYMNACNELMHYEVAPTVQEAAYMSICDLLIVFSDQLGTHPNENIRKLVYTLSVEQQALLNEFVQTNVFSTEQEEGHDETRIEELHKRRNFLAAYCKLIVYNILPMKSAADIFKHYLKCYNEYGDIIKTTLGKTREINKVNCAMTMCLSLINVFKDIQEASPGGRISKNSQEFQDLKELAKRFALSFGLDAVKNREAITVFHRAGILFAVTVQPDGYEDPSAPPPCIAFLEVLSELTNKLIKQDKKLILSFMERRLTAGMPSSRSEDWQPLMTYKNSLLHGETDQLPVTSKRAYSRKKKDYDHDDDEEHDDEDDQDYVA; this is encoded by the exons ATGCATCGTCGTGGGGGAAAACGCATCCGTATGGATGAACCTCCGCCGGAATTTGAGGATCATCACGAGCAACCGTTCCAGAG TGAGCCTCATAATGAAAGTTGGTCGTCGGGTGGCGCAGGAGAGGGTCCCTCTGAAGAACAACATCACCCAAACCCGGAGGAGCAAGTCAGCACCGGCCGTCCTGGAGCTCGAATGACAAGATTGAGGGCTCGCGGTGGAGTACCATTGAAAGCTCCCATCATcgatgacgacgatgatgatatATTCTTCGGAACACGGTACGAtccgcagcagcaacagcagttgCAGCACAAGAAGAGGAAGGCCCCGAGAAAGCCTCGCGGCGAAGCCGCTCCAAAAGAGCCGCGGGAGAAGCGAGAGCGTGCATACCATCATGACGACGAACGAGTGGTGGTGACGGACCGCGAGAGCACGACCGATGAGAATAGTTTGTACTTCATTCTGAGGCACTCCAAGTCAGCTATCACCGGGATCGTTGACGACTGGATTGAGAGCTACAAGCTGGATAAGGATTCTGCCCTGATTGCGTTAATGAACTTTTTTGTGCACGCCAGTGGGTGCAAAGGGAAGATCACTCCCGAAATGCAACAGACCATGGAGCACACGGCAATTATTCGGAAGATGACCGAGGAATTCGATGAAGACAGTCATGAGTATCCTCTGATTATGCCTGGTCAGCAGTGGAAAAAGTTCAAGATGAACTTCTGTGACTTTGTGCAAACACTTGTCAAGCAGTGTCAATACTCGATCATCTACGATCAGTTTTTAATGGACAATGTAATATCGCTGTTGACCGGGTTGTCGGATTCTCAGGTTCGAGCATTCCGTCACACGGCAACTTTGGCAGCGATGAAGTTGATGACCGCTCTGGTTGATGTGGCCCTTCTTGTATCGGTCAATTTTGATAACGCCGCCCGGCAGTACGATGCTGAACGGTTGAAGCCGCGTGATAAACGGGCCCCGGATCGATTGGAATCGTTAATGGCTAAGCGTACGGAGCTGGAGGAGAACATGGACGAAATTAAGAACATGCTGACGTATATGTTCAAGTCGGTTTTCGTGCATCGCTACAGAGACACTTTGCCGGAAATCAGAGCAATTTGTATGTCGGAGATAGGAATATGGATGCAGAAGTTCTCGCAAAACTTTCTGGATGATTCCTATTTGAAGTACATTGGTTGGACGCTGCACGACAAGGTCGGCGAGGTTCGGCTTCGCTGTCTGCAAGCACTGCTGCCGTTGTATGAAAATGAGGAACTGAAAGGAAAGCTGGAATTGTTTACGTCCAAATTCAAAGACCGTATCGTCGCGATGACGCTGGACAAGGAGTTCGAAGCAGCTGTTCACGCGGTCAAATTGGTCATCAACATATTGAAGATTCACCAGGATATTCTGACCGACAAGGATTGTGAAATTGTGTACGAGTTGGTTTATTCGTCACATCGTGGTGTAGCTCAAGCGGCAGCCGAATTTTTGAACGTTCGTTTATTCTGCTTGGACGCGGACGCTCAAGTGACTTATACCAAACGCGGTAAGAAGCGCCTTCCGAATACGCCGTTGATACGCGATTTGGTGCAATTTTTTATCGAATCTGAATTGCACGAACATGGTGCCTACCTGGTGGATTCATTCATCGACAGTAATCCGATGGTCAAAGATTGGGAATGTATGACCGATCTGCTTCTGGAAGAACCTGGTCCTATGGAGGAGACCTTGGACAATAAGCAAGAATCGACACTGATTGAGATTATGGTCAGTGCAGTTCGCCAAGCCGCTACTGGTGAACCTCCTGTTGGTCGTGGTAGTAGTCGAAAGATGACCCTAAGTGCGAAGGAAATCAAGCAAGTTCAGGACGACAAGCAGAAGCTAACAGAACACTTTATCCATTCGCTTCCCCTGTTGTTGCACAAATACAGCGCTGACAGCGAAAAGCTCACAAACTTGCTGGCAATTCCACAGTATTTTGATCTTGAGCTGTACACCACAACCCGCCAAGAAGCTAATCTCCAAGCCCTGCTGGACAAAATGACTCACATTATGGCGATTCAAATCGATCGCGAAGTACTCGAAACCTGCTCCAAAACATTTGAATTCCTCTGCACTGAAGGAAGCGCCATTTACACCCGCTGCGATGTAGCCAGATCTAACGTAATTGACGAATGCGTCAACCGCTACAAAGAGGCAATCGACGACTATCGCAACTTAATCGCTGGAGAAGAAACTCCCAATGAAGACGAAATCTACAACGTCAACATCAGTCTGAAAAAAGTGTCCATTCTGTACTCGTGTCACAATCTGAACACCTGGAATTTGTTCGACTCTCTCTATCAGGATATCGAGGAGAGTCTGTCGGAAAATGCCGGGGACAATGGGATTCCCCACGAAGCCCTAGTTTACTGCATCGAAGCGTGCGTCTTCTCCATCAACTGGGGCTTGTACTTCCTGGAGAACACCATGGACCGATCCGCAGCCTCCGAAGTCGACGAACTTTCCCAGAATCTCCAGAAGTACATGAACGCTTGCAACGAGCTGATGCACTACGAAGTTGCACCAACCGTACAGGAAGCAGCTTACATGTCCATATGCGACCTACTGATCGTCTTCAGTGACCAACTGGGAACCCATCCCAACGAGAATATTCGCAAATTGGTGTACACTCTTAGCGTGGAGCAGCAAGCTCTGCTAAATGAGTTTGTTCAGACGAATGTTTTCTCTACCGAACAGGAGGAAGGCCACGACGAAACGCGCATCGAGGAGCTTCACAAGCGAAGAAACTTCTTGGCGGCATACTGCAAACTTATTGTTTATAACATTTTGCCGATGAAATCCGCCGCGGACATTTTCAAACATTATCTCAAG TGCTACAACGAGTACGGCGATATCATCAAAACTACCCTGGGCAAGACGCGTGAAATCAATAAAGTTAACTGCGCCATGACCATGTGCCTCAGTCTGATCAACGTCTTCAAGGACATTCAGGAGGCGTCTCCCGGTGGTCGAATTTCAAAGAACTCCCAGGAGTTCCAAGACCTAAAGGAATTGGCCAAGCGATTTGCGCTGTCCTTCGGGCTGGATGCGGTCAAAAATCGCGAAGCCATCACAGTATTCCATCGGGCGGGAATTCTCTTCGCCGTGACAGTTCAGCCCGATGGGTACGAGGACCCATCGGCACCGCCTCCGTGCATTGCTTTTCTGGAGGTGCTGTCCGAGTTGACGAACAAACTAATCAAGCAGGATAAGAAACTGAT TCTCAGCTTCATGGAGCGTCGTTTAACTGCTGGAATGCCGTCCAGTCGGTCAGAAGACTGGCAACCGCTGATGACGTACAAAAATTCTCTGCTACACGGTGAAACCGATCAGCTTCCGGTTACATCAAAGCGAGCGTACTCGCGAAAGAAGAAGGATTACGATCACGACGATGACGAAGAGCACGATGATGAGGATGATCAGGATTATGTTGCGTAA
- the LOC134214755 gene encoding alanine--tRNA ligase, mitochondrial isoform X1, whose protein sequence is MFYSFLRAPKRFSTLGQNARRSYGGSRHQQQPHWSAAEIRHRFVDYFVRENGHTFVRSSSVVPFSDPTIAFVNAGMNQFKNVFLGTNEAPCRRAVNSQKCVRVGGKHNDVSIVGTDGYHHTFFEMLGNWSFGDYFKREACEMAWRLLTEVYGIDKRRLYVSYFAGDEAMGLPADLECRDVWAGLGIPPERIIPFGAQENFWEMGNSGPCGPCTEIHIDHSDKFIDTANRKHLVNAGVPDLTEVWNIVFIQYNRNADNGQISDLPQRHVDTGLGLERLVAHLQQKNSNYDTDLFIPIFDRIQKVSKKDGYRGIYDTSDSRYPLDTAYRVVADHTRMITACLSDGMFPSQNHKLRRLLRRSLSLSDRIFSSPTLLQELVPVVVEILGDTYPEMHKNLQKTQQIIKHEEQCYKQLCSNLSSESRTLLKEYSYFDAAEVTDHPGLPYALKEIKRLKANQGLRLMDGEVIHKMYDTYGLDEELLIKIAEFEQLDLDLQGYNVFSKRMKEGAKIELAARLQASLDASQGLTRDLDRSQVRLTRNEFKYNYAYNEDKHLYEIPKLKTKITSIVTSETDPLCHVITEKSNFYFESGGQQSDRGSMSLATDPSTQIQVKAVGEHLGFVIHSVDRATAQSLAVGDEVILSIDPHVRSSNIVHHTATHLLNAAARNVLAVPMCQRSSFVGNKALKLELAVCGAKIGPEEVDAMEQQIRQNIRQNESVRVRVCNAADLEFDKITMIPGEVYPEKGLRLVEIGQSTSSEFCCGTHAQWTGELQDFCITNVSQNKSGCYTFLAIAGQPAVKAHQLGIQIQNDVNQLKHDMDQKLDNDTAGIDARMQRLKNVLLVGSENNINLPYAVRQRCLEVINDLCRQLKDHTRESLRELFEMEMKNLQQVYPLASTPFIVHFLESSLILEEIQLSKATRYFKDRPILIISITDDQVKARATVPATCINERFDAQKWLKTVGAVFKSGTAPPKGQNPMAVCNMKSRKVKALQFETLLERALKEASEFARLNMQ, encoded by the exons ATGTTTTATTCTTTTCTACGTGCGCCGAAACGATTCAGTACCTTGGGACAAAACGCGAGGCGTTCGTACGGCGGCAGCCGACATCAACAGCAACCGCATTGGAGTGCGGCAGAAATCCGGCACCGGTTTGTCGATTACTTTGTTCGCGAAAATGGGCACACTTTTGTGCGGTCCAGCTCGGTGGTTCCGTTCAGCGATCCGACAATCGCTTTCGTCAACGCTGGAATGAACCAGTTTAAAAATGTGTTCCTGGGAACGAACGAAGCACCGTGCCGAAGGGCAGTAAACTCGCAGAAGTGCGTCCGAGTGGGCGGGAAACACAACGACGTGAGCATAGTCGGGACCGACGGGTATCATCATACGTTTTTTGAGATGCTGGGGAATTGGTCCTTTGGCGACTACTTCAAACGGGAGGCCTGCGAAATGGCGTGGCGATTGTTGACTGAGGTTTATGGCATAGATAAAAGGCGGTTGTATGTGAGTTATTTCGCAGGAGATGAAGCAATGGGACTGCCTGCAGATTTAGAATGCAGAGACGTTTGGGCTGGGTTAGG cattcctccggaaaggaTCATCCCCTTCGGAGCGCAAGAAAATTTTTGGGAGATGGGGAACTCCGGTCCATGTGGACCCTGCACAGAGATCCACATCGATCACTCGGACAAATTCATTGATACCGCTAATAGGAAGCATTTAGTTAATGCCGGCGTTCCGGATCTGACGGAAGTGTGGAACATAGTGTTTATTCAATACAATCGTAATGCAGACAACGGACAAATTAGCGATCTACCTCAAAGGCACGTTGACACAGGATTGGGTTTGGAGCGGTTGGTTGCTCATCTTCAGCAGAAAAACAGCAATTACGATACGGATTTGTTCATACCGATCTTTGATCGCATACAAAAG GTTTCTAAAAAGGACGGTTATCGAGGGATCTATGATACATCTGATTCGCGATACCCTTTGGATACTGCGTATCGAGTAGTCGCGGATCACACCAGAATGATAACGGCTTGTTTATCAGACGGGATGTTCCCTTCTCAAAA TCACAAGTTACGCCGGCTGCTGAGGCGATCGTTATCCTTATCGGATCGCATTTTCTCCTCTCCCACGTTACTACAAGAATTGGTTCCAGTTGTGGTTGAAATATTGGGCGATACCTACCCCGAGATGCACAAAAATCTGCAGAAAACGCAGCAAATCATCAAACACGAAGAGCAATGCTATAAACAGCTCTGCTCTAATTTATCTTCCGAGTCACGAACTTTGCTCAAAGAATATTCCTACTTCGATGCGGCCGAGGTGACTGATCATCCCGGTTTGCCATACGCATTGAAAGAGATCAAAAGGCTGAAAGCAAACCAGGGTTTGCGTCTAATGGATGGAGAAGTAATCCACAAAATGTACGACACGTACGGATTGGACGAAGAGCTGTTGATTAAAATTGCAGAGTTCGAACAGCTGGATTTGGATCTTCAAGGGTACAATGTCTTTTCCAAACGAATGAAGGAAGGCGCTAAAATAGAACTCGCCGCTCGCCTGCAAGCAAGCCTTGACGCTTCTCAAGGGCTTACTCGAGATTTAGATCGATCTCAAGTACGTCTCACCCGAAATGAATTCAAGTACAACTACGCTTACAATGAGGACAAGCATTTATATGAGATTCCCAAGTTGAAAACCAAGATTACCTCAATAGTTACTTCCGAAACAGATCCGCTGTGTCATGTGATAACCGAGAAAAGCAACTTCTATTTTGAATCTGGTGGTCAACAGAGTGATCGAGGGAGCATGTCCCTTGCTACCGATCCATCGACACAGATTCAAGTAAAAGCCGTCGGTGAACATCTGGGATTCGTAATACATTCCGTGGATAGAGCCACGGCGCAAAGCTTAGCAGTTGGCGACGAGGTCATTCTGTCGATCGATCCGCACGTGAGAAGCTCGAACATTGTGCATCATACGGCGACGCACCTCCTAAATGCTGCAGCTCGAAATGTTCTCGCCGTTCCGATGTGCCAGCGGTCCAGTTTTGTTGGTAATAAGGCACTCAAGCTGGAACTGGCGGTTTGCGGTGCCAAGATTGGACCCGAAGAGGTGGACGCTATGGAACAACAGATCCGTCAGAACATCCGGCAGAATGAATCGGTTAGAGTTCGCGTGTGCAATGCCGCCGATCTGGAGTTTGATAAG ATCACCATGATCCCTGGCGAAGTTTACCCGGAAAAGGGTCTTCGCTTGGTAGAAATCGGTCAATCCACCTCATCCGAATTCTGCTGTGGTACCCATGCTCAATGGACGGGCGAACTTCAAGACTTCTGCATTACCAATGTGTCGCAGAATAAATCCGGCTGTTATACCTTCCTTGCCATCGCTGGCCAGCCTGCCGTCAAAGCACACCAGCTAGGCATTCAAATCCAAAACGACGTCAATCAGCTGAAGCATGACATGGACCAGAAACTGGACAACGACACGGCCGGTATTGATGCCCGCATGCAGCGGTTGAAAAATGTCCTCCTGGTTGGTTCCGAGAACAACATCAATCTTCCGTACGCCGTACGACAACGCTGCCTAGAAGTGATCAATGATCTCTGCAGACAACTGAAAGACCACACTCGCGAATCGCTTCGCGAACTGTTCGAGATGGAGATGAAAAATCTCCAGCAAGTTTACCCCCTCGCATCAACTCCGTTCATTGTACACTTTCTGGAAAGCTCTTtgattctggaggaaatccaaCTGAGCAAGGCTACCCGTTACTTCAAGGATCGACCCATTCTTATCATTAGCATTACCGACGATCAGGTTAAAGCCAGGGCCACCGTCCCGGCTACGTGTATCAACGAGCGCTTCGACGCCCAGAAGTGGCTCAAAACAGTCGGCGCTGTGTTTAAATCCGGTACTGCCCCGCCGAAAGGACAAAATCCAATGGCAGTTTGCAATATGAAGAGTAGGAAGGTGAAAGCGCTGCAGTTTGAAACGTTGCTTGAGCGGGCActgaaggaggcgtccgagttTGCTAGACTAAACATGCAATAG
- the LOC134214755 gene encoding alanine--tRNA ligase, mitochondrial isoform X2, which yields MGNSGPCGPCTEIHIDHSDKFIDTANRKHLVNAGVPDLTEVWNIVFIQYNRNADNGQISDLPQRHVDTGLGLERLVAHLQQKNSNYDTDLFIPIFDRIQKVSKKDGYRGIYDTSDSRYPLDTAYRVVADHTRMITACLSDGMFPSQNHKLRRLLRRSLSLSDRIFSSPTLLQELVPVVVEILGDTYPEMHKNLQKTQQIIKHEEQCYKQLCSNLSSESRTLLKEYSYFDAAEVTDHPGLPYALKEIKRLKANQGLRLMDGEVIHKMYDTYGLDEELLIKIAEFEQLDLDLQGYNVFSKRMKEGAKIELAARLQASLDASQGLTRDLDRSQVRLTRNEFKYNYAYNEDKHLYEIPKLKTKITSIVTSETDPLCHVITEKSNFYFESGGQQSDRGSMSLATDPSTQIQVKAVGEHLGFVIHSVDRATAQSLAVGDEVILSIDPHVRSSNIVHHTATHLLNAAARNVLAVPMCQRSSFVGNKALKLELAVCGAKIGPEEVDAMEQQIRQNIRQNESVRVRVCNAADLEFDKITMIPGEVYPEKGLRLVEIGQSTSSEFCCGTHAQWTGELQDFCITNVSQNKSGCYTFLAIAGQPAVKAHQLGIQIQNDVNQLKHDMDQKLDNDTAGIDARMQRLKNVLLVGSENNINLPYAVRQRCLEVINDLCRQLKDHTRESLRELFEMEMKNLQQVYPLASTPFIVHFLESSLILEEIQLSKATRYFKDRPILIISITDDQVKARATVPATCINERFDAQKWLKTVGAVFKSGTAPPKGQNPMAVCNMKSRKVKALQFETLLERALKEASEFARLNMQ from the exons ATGGGGAACTCCGGTCCATGTGGACCCTGCACAGAGATCCACATCGATCACTCGGACAAATTCATTGATACCGCTAATAGGAAGCATTTAGTTAATGCCGGCGTTCCGGATCTGACGGAAGTGTGGAACATAGTGTTTATTCAATACAATCGTAATGCAGACAACGGACAAATTAGCGATCTACCTCAAAGGCACGTTGACACAGGATTGGGTTTGGAGCGGTTGGTTGCTCATCTTCAGCAGAAAAACAGCAATTACGATACGGATTTGTTCATACCGATCTTTGATCGCATACAAAAG GTTTCTAAAAAGGACGGTTATCGAGGGATCTATGATACATCTGATTCGCGATACCCTTTGGATACTGCGTATCGAGTAGTCGCGGATCACACCAGAATGATAACGGCTTGTTTATCAGACGGGATGTTCCCTTCTCAAAA TCACAAGTTACGCCGGCTGCTGAGGCGATCGTTATCCTTATCGGATCGCATTTTCTCCTCTCCCACGTTACTACAAGAATTGGTTCCAGTTGTGGTTGAAATATTGGGCGATACCTACCCCGAGATGCACAAAAATCTGCAGAAAACGCAGCAAATCATCAAACACGAAGAGCAATGCTATAAACAGCTCTGCTCTAATTTATCTTCCGAGTCACGAACTTTGCTCAAAGAATATTCCTACTTCGATGCGGCCGAGGTGACTGATCATCCCGGTTTGCCATACGCATTGAAAGAGATCAAAAGGCTGAAAGCAAACCAGGGTTTGCGTCTAATGGATGGAGAAGTAATCCACAAAATGTACGACACGTACGGATTGGACGAAGAGCTGTTGATTAAAATTGCAGAGTTCGAACAGCTGGATTTGGATCTTCAAGGGTACAATGTCTTTTCCAAACGAATGAAGGAAGGCGCTAAAATAGAACTCGCCGCTCGCCTGCAAGCAAGCCTTGACGCTTCTCAAGGGCTTACTCGAGATTTAGATCGATCTCAAGTACGTCTCACCCGAAATGAATTCAAGTACAACTACGCTTACAATGAGGACAAGCATTTATATGAGATTCCCAAGTTGAAAACCAAGATTACCTCAATAGTTACTTCCGAAACAGATCCGCTGTGTCATGTGATAACCGAGAAAAGCAACTTCTATTTTGAATCTGGTGGTCAACAGAGTGATCGAGGGAGCATGTCCCTTGCTACCGATCCATCGACACAGATTCAAGTAAAAGCCGTCGGTGAACATCTGGGATTCGTAATACATTCCGTGGATAGAGCCACGGCGCAAAGCTTAGCAGTTGGCGACGAGGTCATTCTGTCGATCGATCCGCACGTGAGAAGCTCGAACATTGTGCATCATACGGCGACGCACCTCCTAAATGCTGCAGCTCGAAATGTTCTCGCCGTTCCGATGTGCCAGCGGTCCAGTTTTGTTGGTAATAAGGCACTCAAGCTGGAACTGGCGGTTTGCGGTGCCAAGATTGGACCCGAAGAGGTGGACGCTATGGAACAACAGATCCGTCAGAACATCCGGCAGAATGAATCGGTTAGAGTTCGCGTGTGCAATGCCGCCGATCTGGAGTTTGATAAG ATCACCATGATCCCTGGCGAAGTTTACCCGGAAAAGGGTCTTCGCTTGGTAGAAATCGGTCAATCCACCTCATCCGAATTCTGCTGTGGTACCCATGCTCAATGGACGGGCGAACTTCAAGACTTCTGCATTACCAATGTGTCGCAGAATAAATCCGGCTGTTATACCTTCCTTGCCATCGCTGGCCAGCCTGCCGTCAAAGCACACCAGCTAGGCATTCAAATCCAAAACGACGTCAATCAGCTGAAGCATGACATGGACCAGAAACTGGACAACGACACGGCCGGTATTGATGCCCGCATGCAGCGGTTGAAAAATGTCCTCCTGGTTGGTTCCGAGAACAACATCAATCTTCCGTACGCCGTACGACAACGCTGCCTAGAAGTGATCAATGATCTCTGCAGACAACTGAAAGACCACACTCGCGAATCGCTTCGCGAACTGTTCGAGATGGAGATGAAAAATCTCCAGCAAGTTTACCCCCTCGCATCAACTCCGTTCATTGTACACTTTCTGGAAAGCTCTTtgattctggaggaaatccaaCTGAGCAAGGCTACCCGTTACTTCAAGGATCGACCCATTCTTATCATTAGCATTACCGACGATCAGGTTAAAGCCAGGGCCACCGTCCCGGCTACGTGTATCAACGAGCGCTTCGACGCCCAGAAGTGGCTCAAAACAGTCGGCGCTGTGTTTAAATCCGGTACTGCCCCGCCGAAAGGACAAAATCCAATGGCAGTTTGCAATATGAAGAGTAGGAAGGTGAAAGCGCTGCAGTTTGAAACGTTGCTTGAGCGGGCActgaaggaggcgtccgagttTGCTAGACTAAACATGCAATAG